Proteins encoded together in one Impatiens glandulifera chromosome 1, dImpGla2.1, whole genome shotgun sequence window:
- the LOC124914921 gene encoding peroxidase 21-like, with product MSHSFILLLLQFLLLFSLGNAQLLQSNYYNQNCPRAEEIVKEEVHKLYQKHGNTAVSWIRNLFHDCMVKSCDASMLLDTVGDVVSEKSDPRSFGMRNFKYVDTIKEALENECPSTVSCADIIALSARDGVVTLGGPYIEMKTGRKDSKESHLESVEALIPNHNDSIPSVLSQFDSVGIDTEGTVALLGAHSVGRVHCMNIVYRLYPDVDPTLDPDYAEYLKKRCPSPNPDPHSIEYARTDLDTPMILDNMYYKHLLQHKGLLLVDQELASYPTTSPFVEKMANDNNYFYEQFSRAMLALSENNPLGLDNGEIRKNCRYVNKLE from the exons ATGTCCCATTCATTCATCCTTCTGTTATTACAGTTTCTCTTACTCTTCTCTCTTg gtAATGCCCAGCTTCTCCAGTCGAACTATTACAACCAGAACTGTCCACGAGCAGAAGAGATTGTAAAAGAAGAGGTCCATAAATTGTATCAAAAGCATGGCAACACTGCAGTCTCATGGATTAGAAATCTCTTCCATGACTGCATGGTTAAg TCTTGTGACGCGTCGATGTTATTGGATACGGTGGGTGATGTTGTGTCGGAGAAGAGTGACCCGAGAAGTTTTGGCATGAGAAATTTCAAATATGTTGACACCATCAAGGAGGCCTTGGAGAATGAATGCCCTTCGACTGTATCTTGTGCCGATATCATTGCCCTATCAGCTAGAGATGGCGTCGTAACG TTAGGAGGACCATACATAGAAATGAAAACAGGGAGAAAAGATAGCAAAGAAAGTCATTTGGAATCCGTCGAAGCTTTAATTCCTAACCACAACGATTCTATTCCCTCCGTTCTCTCCCAATTCGATTCGGTTGGAATAGATACAGAAGGAACTGTTGCACTCTTag GAGCTCATTCGGTGGGGCGAGTTCATTGTATGAACATCGTGTATAGGCTCTACCCGGACGTGGACCCAACCCTAGACCCAGATTACGCCGAGTATTTGAAGAAGCGATGCCCTTCACCAAACCCGGATCCCCATTCAATTGAGTACGCTCGAACGGATCTTGACACACCTATGATTCTTGATAATATGTATTATAAGCATTTGTTGCAGCACAAGGGCCTTTTGTTGGTTGATCAAGAACTTGCATCTTATCCAACTACATCTCCCTTTGTGGAGAAGATGGCCAACGATAATAACTACTTTTACGAGCAATTTTCAAGGGCGATGTTGGCTTTATCGGAGAATAATCCATTGGGCCTCGATAATGGAGAGATTAGAAAGAATTGTCGTTATGtcaataaattagaataa
- the LOC124910658 gene encoding peroxidase 21-like, which produces MSHSFILLLLQLLLLFSLGNAQLLRSNYYNQSCPRAEEIVKEEVHKLYQKHGNTAVSWIRNLFHDCMVKSCDASMLLDTVGDVVSEKSDPRSFGMRNFKYVDTIKEALENECPSIVSCADIIALSARDGVVTLGGPYIEMKTGRKDSKESHLEFVEALIPNHNDSIPSVLSQFDSVGIDTEGTVALLGAHSVGRVHCMNIVHRLYPDVDPTLDPDYAVYLKKRCPSPNPDPHSIEYARMDLDTPMILDNMYYKHLLQHKGLLLVDQELASYPTTSPFVEKMANDNNYFYEQFSRAMLALSENNPLGLDNGEIRKNCRYVNQVE; this is translated from the exons ATGTCCCATTCATTCATCCTTCTGTTATTACAGTTGCTCTTACTCTTCTCTCTTg gtAATGCCCAGCTTCTCCGGTCGAACTATTACAACCAGAGCTGCCCACGAGCAGAAGAGATCGTAAAAGAAGAGGTCCATAAATTGTATCAAAAGCATGGCAACACTGCAGTCTCATGGATTAGAAATCTCTTCCATGACTGCATGGTTAag TCTTGTGACGCGTCGATGTTATTGGATACGGTGGGTGATGTTGTGTCGGAGAAGAGTGACCCGAGAAGTTTTGGCATGAGAAATTTCAAATATGTTGACACCATCAAGGAGGCCTTGGAGAATGAATGCCCTTCGATTGTATCTTGTGCTGATATCATTGCCCTATCAGCTAGAGACGGTGTCGTAACG CTAGGAGGACCATACATAGAAATGAAAACAGGGAGAAAAGATAGCAAAGAAAGTCATTTGGAATTCGTCGAAGCTTTAATTCCTAACCACAACGATTCTATTCCCTCCGTTCTCTCCCAATTCGATTCGGTTGGAATAGATACAGAAGGAACTGTTGCACTCTTAg gAGCTCATTCGGTAGGGCGAGTTCATTGTATGAATATCGTGCATAGGCTCTACCCGGACGTGGACCCAACCCTAGACCCAGATTACGCAGTGTATTTGAAGAAGCGATGCCCTTCACCAAACCCGGATCCCCATTCAATTGAGTATGCTCGAATGGATCTTGACACACCGATGATTCTTGATAATATGTATTATAAGCATTTGTTGCAGCACAAGGGCCTTTTGTTGGTTGATCAAGAACTTGCATCTTATCCAACTACATCTCCCTTTGTGGAAAAGATGGCCAACGATAATAACTACTTTTACGAGCAATTTTCTAGGGCGATGTTGGCTTTATCGGAGAATAATCCACTGGGCCTCGATAATGGAGAGATTAGGAAAAATTGTCGTTATGTCAATCAAGTAGAATAA
- the LOC124914932 gene encoding peroxidase 21-like: MVKSCDASMLLDTVGDVVSEKSDPRSFGMRNFKYVDTIKEALEKECPSIVSCADIIALSARDGVVTLGGPNIEMKTGRKDSKESHLEFVKTLIPNHNDSIPSVLSQFNSVGVDTEGTVALLGAHSVGRVHCMNIVYRLYPDVDPTLDPDYALYLKKRCPSPNPDPHSIEYARTDLDTPMILDNMYYKHLLQHKGLLLVDQELASYPTTSPFVEKMANDNNYFYEQFSRAMLALSENNPLGLDNGEIRKNCRYVNKLE, from the exons ATGGTTAAg TCTTGTGACGCGTCGATGTTATTGGATACGGTGGGTGATGTTGTGTCGGAGAAGAGTGACCCGAGAAGTTTTGGCATGAGAAATTTCAAATATGTTGACACCATCAAGGAGGCCTTGGAGAAGGAATGTCCTTCGATTGTATCTTGTGCCGATATCATCGCCCTATCAGCTAGAGATGGCGTTGTAACG CTAGGAGGACCAAACATAGAGATGAAAACAGGGAGAAAAGATAGCAAAGAAAGTCATTTGGAATTCGTTAAAACTTTGATTCCTAACCACAACGATTCTATTCCCTCCGTTCTCTCCCAATTCAACTCGGTTGGAGTCGACACAGAAGGAACTGTTGCACTCTTag GAGCTCATTCGGTGGGGCGAGTTCATTGTATGAACATCGTGTATAGGCTCTACCCGGACGTGGACCCAACCCTAGACCCAGATTACGCCTTGTATTTGAAGAAGCGATGCCCTTCACCAAACCCGGATCCCCATTCAATTGAGTACGCTCGAACGGATCTTGACACACCAATGATTCTTGATAATATGTATTATAAGCATTTGTTGCAGCACAAGGGCCTTTTGTTGGTTGATCAAGAACTTGCATCTTATCCAACTACATCTCCATTTGTGGAGAAGATGGCCAACGATAATAACTACTTTTACGAGCAGTTTTCTAGGGCGATGTTGGCTTTATCGGAGAATAATCCATTGGGCCTCGATAATGGAGAGATTAGAAAAAATTGTCGTTATGtcaataaattagaataa
- the LOC124920114 gene encoding L-type lectin-domain containing receptor kinase VIII.1: MTSFSGQFPAFLWLYLFLILCFCSGHVYAVGGATEFDFGTLTLNSLKLLGDSHLSNGSVRLTRDLAVPNSGAGRALYSKPVRFRRPESQNVASFTTFFSFSVTNLNPSSIGGGIAFVISPDDQIVGDAGGYMGLMVPTGDPIGVIAVEFDTLMDVEFDDINGNHVGLDLNSMISSQVSDLDTVGVDLKSGDLINSWVDYSGLTQIFNVSVSYSNLKPKDPLLSFKLDLNPYLSDFMFVGFSGSTQGSTEVHSIEWWSFSSSFEETSNQDSSSPPPPPPPTTNLMNPDYSVSHTPPPSPSPAASTKGTISNSETTNNSKCHNQLCKQNPGAVAGVVTAGAFLLVLCAGLFFWVYTKKFKHIKKPDSLGSEIIRMPKEFTYKELKLATKSFDSTRIIGHGAFGTVYRGTLPESGDSVAVKRCSHNGQGKTEFLSELSIIGTLRHRNLVRLQGWCHEKGEILLVYDLMSNGSLDKALFESRMTLPWQTRRKILTGVASALAYLHQECENQVIHRDIKTSNIMLDSSFNARLGDFGLARQVEHDKSPDATVAAGTMGYLAPEYLLTGRASEKTDVFSYGAVVLEVASGRRPIEKETNGRGCNLVDWVWGLHREGKLLTAADGKLNGEFEDGEMRRVILVGLACSHPDPIERPTMRMVVQMLGGESEIPIVPRSKPSMSFSTTDLLLSLQDSVSDFNGMITISSTSPSDRSFDGNDEIV; encoded by the coding sequence ATGACATCATTTTCCGGCCAATTCCCCGCCTTTCTTTGGCTATATCTCTTCTTAATCCTCTGTTTTTGCTCCGGCCACGTGTATGCTGTCGGAGGAGCCACCGAATTTGACTTCGGGACGTTAACCCTTAACAGTCTCAAGCTCCTCGGAGATTCTCATTTAAGCAACGGGAGCGTGAGGCTTACTCGCGACCTTGCCGTCCCCAACTCCGGCGCAGGGAGAGCTCTGTACTCGAAACCAGTCAGATTCCGGCGACCGGAGAGTCAGAACGTGGCTAGCTTTACAACATTCTTCTCTTTCTCAGTAACGAATCTGAACCCATCATCTATTGGAGGTGGGATTGCGTTTGTGATATCCCCAGATGACCAGATCGTCGGAGATGCTGGAGGATACATGGGTTTGATGGTTCCGACTGGCGATCCAATCGGTGTCATCGCTGTGGAATTTGATACTCTAATGGACGTTGAGTTTGATGATATTAACGGAAATCATGTGGGTTTGGATCTAAACTCGATGATTTCATCTCAAGTTAGCGATTTGGATACGGTAGGTGTCGATCTGAAATCTGGCGATTTGATTAACTCGTGGGTAGATTATTCCGGGTTGACTCAAATCTTCAATGTCTCGGTTTCTTACTCTAATCTCAAACCAAAAGATCCTTTGTTGTCGTTTAAATTGGATCTAAATCCTTATTTAAGCGATTTCATGTTCGTCGGTTTTTCTGGGTCAACTCAGGGTAGTACAGAGGTACACAGCATTGAATGGTGGAGTTTTTCTTCATCATTCGAAGAAACATCAAATCAAGATTCATCATCtccaccgccgccgccgccgccaacCACCAATTTGATGAATCCAGATTATTCAGTCAGCCATACTCCACCACCATCACCATCCCCTGCCGCCTCAACAAAAGGAACAATTTCAAATTCCGAAACCACAAACAACAGTAAATGCCACAACCAGCTATGCAAACAAAACCCAGGTGCTGTCGCCGGTGTTGTAACTGCCGGAGCTTTCTTATTAGTCTTATGTGCAGGTTTATTCTTCTGGGTTTACACGAAAAAGttcaaacatattaaaaaacCCGACTCATTAGGTTCAGAAATCATCCGAATGCCTAAAGAATTCACCTACAAGGAGCTTAAATTAGCCACGAAATCCTTCGATTCCACTAGAATCATCGGCCATGGCGCGTTTGGTACTGTCTACAGAGGAACATTGCCGGAGAGCGGAGATAGTGTCGCCGTGAAACGCTGTAGTCACAATGGACAAGGGAAAACAGAGTTCCTTTCTGAATTATCAATAATAGGAACACTCCGACACAGAAATCTCGTCAGACTTCAAGGTTGGTGTCATGAGAAAGGTGAAATTCTATTAGTCTATGATTTAATGTCAAATGGGAGTCTAGATAAAGCACTATTCGAATCAAGAATGACACTTCCATggcaaacaagaagaaaaatctTAACAGGAGTTGCTTCTGCATTAGCATACCTTCATCAAGAATGCGAAAATCAAGTAATCCATAGAGATATCAAAACAAGTAACATAATGCTAGATTCAAGTTTCAACGCAAGACTAGGAGATTTCGGTCTTGCCCGTCAAGTAGAACATGACAAATCCCCTGATGCCACTGTCGCCGCCGGCACAATGGGTTATCTAGCACCTGAATACCTCCTGACCGGCCGAGCCAGTGAGAAAACAGACGTGTTCAGCTATGGAGCAGTGGTTCTAGAAGTGGCTAGTGGAAGAAGACCAATAGAGAAGGAAACGAATGGACGTGGGTGTAATTTAGTTGATTGGGTATGGGGACTTCATCGAGAAGGGAAGTTATTGACTGCTGCGGATGGGAAATTGAATGGAGAATTTGAAGATGGGGAAATGAGAAGGGTGATTTTGGTTGGATTAGCTTGTTCACATCCAGATCCAATTGAGAGACCCACTATGAGAATGGTGGTCCAAATGCTTGGTGGAGAATCAGAGATCCCGATTGTTCCAAGATCAAAACCATCGATGAGTTTTAGCACGACAGATCTGTTATTGAGTTTACAAGATAGTGTTTCTGATTTTAATGGTATGATTACCATTTCCTCCACTTCTCCATCAGATCGCAGCTTCGACGGTAATGATGAGATTGTCTGA